A stretch of Primulina tabacum isolate GXHZ01 chromosome 13, ASM2559414v2, whole genome shotgun sequence DNA encodes these proteins:
- the LOC142523328 gene encoding 9-cis-epoxycarotenoid dioxygenase NCED1, chloroplastic-like yields MANSNSATSSWIKPKSRAPLIADSGSCKTSVSFSQHISLPHRKGNFHIKSSVQAPTIHLPNQSQIRKATKLATIKKPDSASSPLKPQWNLIQKAAAVALDALESALIAHELENPLPKTADPVVQIAGNFSPVPEQPVKHKLRVTGKIPDSIQGVYVRNGANPHFEPLAGHHLFDGDGMIHSVKISDGSASYACRFTETQRLIQERDLGRPVFPKAIGELHGHSGIARLMLFYARGLFKLVDHDQGIGVANAGLVYFNNRLLAMSEDDLPYNVRLDPDGDLETVGRYSFNGQLRSPMIAHPKLDPVSGELFALSYDVIQKPYLKYFWFSRNGVKSEDVDISISEPTMMHDFAITENFVIVPDQQVVFKLSEMIKGGSPVAYDKNKVSRFGVLDKFAKNSSGIKWVEVPDCFCFHLWNAWEEPETNEIVVIGSCMTPPDSIFNECEEGLKSVLSEIRLNLKNGKSTRKPILSYEDQVNLEAGMVNKNRLGRKTQYAYLAIAEPWPKVSGFAKVDLFTGEIKKFIYGDEKFGGEPMFLPAGPDPKSEDDGYILTFVHDEKAWKSQLQIINAITMKLEAIIKLSSRVPYGFHGTFINAKDLANQA; encoded by the coding sequence ATGGCCAATTCTAACTCTGCCACAAGTTCGTGGATTAAGCCTAAATCGCGTGCTCCATTAATAGCCGACTCGGGCTCCTGTAAAACATCTGTATCCTTCAGCCAACACATTAGTTTGCCGCACAGAAAAGGCAACTTCCACATAAAGTCCTCCGTCCAAGCTCCAACGATCCACCTCCCGAACCAATCCCAAATCCGAAAGGCTACAAAACTAGCTACCATAAAAAAACCAGATTCAGCTTCTTCTCCACTGAAACCACAATGGAATTTGATTCAGAAAGCTGCGGCGGTGGCTTTGGATGCACTGGAGAGTGCACTAATTGCTCACGAGCTGGAGAACCCTTTGCCTAAAACAGCGGACCCTGTTGTCCAAATCGCAGGAAACTTCTCTCCTGTGCCAGAACAGCCGGTCAAGCACAAACTTCGGGTTACTGGGAAAATCCCAGACTCCATTCAAGGAGTGTACGTGAGAAATGGAGCTAATCCGCACTTCGAGCCGCTCGCAGGACACCACCTCTTCGACGGTGATGGCATGATTCACAGTGTGAAAATTTCTGACGGCTCTGCAAGCTATGCCTGTCGTTTTACAGAGACACAAAGACTGATACAGGAAAGGGATTTGGGCCGCCCTGTTTTCCCAAAAGCTATTGGAGAGCTACATGGCCATTCCGGCATAGCTAGATTGATGCTTTTTTATGCTCGTGGTTTGTTTAAGCTGGTTGATCATGACCAGGGAATCGGAGTTGCGAACGCTGGATTGGTGTACTTCAACAACCGTTTATTGGCCATGTCCGAAGATGATTTGCCTTATAATGTACGCTTGGATCCGGATGGGGACCTGGAAACAGTGGGAAGGTACAGTTTCAATGGTCAGTTAAGGTCCCCCATGATTGCTCACCCAAAGCTCGACCCAGTCTCCGGCGAGCTCTTTGCTCTGAGCTACGACGTCATTCAGAAGCCATACTTGAAGTACTTTTGGTTTTCAAGGAACGGCGTGAAATCAGAGGACGTCGACATCTCGATATCTGAACCGACAATGATGCATGATTTCGCTATTACAGAAAATTTCGTGATCGTGCCGGATCAGCAGGTGGTGTTCAAGTTGTCGGAAATGATCAAAGGTGGCTCTCCGGTTGCGTACGATAAGAATAAAGTTTCCAGGTTCGGTGTGCTGGACAAGTTTGCGAAGAACTCTTCTGGGATCAAGTGGGTGGAGGTGCCTGACTGCTTCTGTTTCCATCTTTGGAATGCATGGGAGGAGCCTGAAACAAATGAAATAGTCGTCATTGGTTCCTGCATGACTCCCCCGGACTCCATTTTCAACGAATGCGAAGAAGGATTAAAGAGTGTTCTATCTGAAATCAGGCTGAATTTGAAGAATGGTAAATCGACAAGAAAGCCCATTTTGTCATACGAAGATCAGGTGAATTTAGAAGCCGGAATGGTGAACAAAAACAGGCTTGGAAGAAAAACCCAATACGCATATCTTGCCATTGCAGAGCCATGGCCAAAAGTCTCAGGGTTCGCTAAGGTAGATCTTTTCACAGGAGAAATCAAGAAATTCATTTACGGGGATGAGAAATTCGGTGGAGAACCCATGTTTCTCCCCGCAGGCCCTGATCCAAAATCTGAAGATGATGGCTATATTCTGACCTTCGTCCATGACGAAAAGGCTTGGAAATCACAACTCCAGATTATCAATGCCATCACAATGAAATTGGAGGCCATAATTAAGCTCTCATCAAGAGTTCCCTATGGTTTTCACGGCACATTCATCaacgccaaagacttggcaaaTCAGGCTTGA